A genome region from Caloranaerobacter ferrireducens includes the following:
- the priA gene encoding primosomal protein N', translating to MHKNKYALIVVDNTSANTDKVFTYVIPEEIINYVEVGKRVLVPFGKGNRLLEGLVIEIVDDIDFIPNKLKSIKKVIDDTPIISKKLIELGLWMKDKYLAQYIEVFKTITPTGISNKVIKYIKITEKCKYAYKGSLDEKQKKIIEYLFELKECELSKLKADLRIKNINIHIKALEDKGLIELFDKINTGIGKKYEKFVKRIFDKDKTTEIIDSLSKNAVKQIEVIKILNDVEYIKLKELMLKANCSYSTIKSLYSKGLIEILDINVDRSPIKEYIPPYKKVSLTEYQKLCLDTIINDISKGNINKFLIHGVTGSGKTEVYLQLIEKMLSQDKDSIVLVPEISLTPQTVERFVGRFGNKVAILHSRLSIGERYDEWRKIKEGKVKIVVGARSAVFAPFNNLGLIIIDEEHENSYKSSMNPKYSAIEVAEKRCDLENAALVLGSATPSIETYYRAKNGDLKLLEMPTRVNKTKMPSIEIVDMKKELEKGNKSILSEALFKAIKDNLHNKKQTILFLNRRGFSTFISCRKCGYVVKCSECDISMTYHLDNNVLKCHYCGLSVKPPITCPECGSRYIKYFGIGTQKVEEYIKKIFPSAKVARMDVDNTTKKGSHERILNDVKNGEVDILIGTQMISKGLDFPNVTLVGIIAADISLNLPDFRASERTFQLVTQVSGRAGRGDVEGKVILQTYEPEHYSILASKEHNYKKFYDMEIKIRKEFNYPPYTSIINIVLGSKDEIKLKEVSKEFYFCLVNALERSFRKVRDDLILGPNPAPIYKIRNNYRYQIMIKCRDEEIQIVKKILKDLVINKKNDKKFRNIKISIDINPTSII from the coding sequence ATGCATAAAAACAAATATGCTTTAATTGTGGTTGATAATACAAGTGCAAATACTGATAAAGTATTTACTTATGTCATTCCTGAAGAAATAATTAACTATGTAGAAGTAGGAAAAAGAGTTTTGGTACCTTTTGGTAAAGGCAATAGGTTATTAGAGGGACTAGTAATTGAGATAGTAGACGATATAGATTTTATTCCTAATAAATTGAAATCAATTAAGAAAGTAATTGATGATACGCCAATAATCTCAAAGAAGCTTATAGAACTTGGATTATGGATGAAGGATAAATATCTAGCTCAGTATATAGAAGTATTTAAGACAATAACTCCAACTGGTATTAGTAATAAAGTTATAAAATATATTAAAATTACAGAAAAATGTAAATATGCTTATAAAGGGAGCTTAGATGAAAAACAGAAAAAAATAATTGAATATTTATTTGAGTTAAAAGAATGTGAATTAAGTAAGTTAAAAGCTGACCTGCGTATAAAAAATATTAATATACATATAAAAGCATTAGAAGATAAAGGACTAATAGAATTATTTGATAAAATCAATACTGGTATAGGTAAGAAATATGAAAAGTTTGTAAAAAGGATTTTTGATAAAGATAAAACTACGGAAATAATAGATTCTTTAAGTAAGAATGCAGTTAAGCAAATTGAAGTAATAAAAATACTAAATGATGTAGAGTATATAAAATTGAAAGAATTAATGCTAAAGGCTAACTGCAGTTATTCTACTATTAAATCTTTATATTCAAAAGGACTAATTGAAATATTGGATATTAATGTCGATAGAAGTCCAATTAAAGAATATATTCCACCTTACAAGAAGGTAAGTTTAACTGAGTATCAGAAATTATGCTTAGATACTATTATTAATGATATATCTAAAGGTAATATAAATAAATTTTTGATACACGGCGTTACTGGTAGTGGAAAAACTGAGGTCTATTTGCAACTGATTGAGAAAATGCTAAGTCAAGATAAAGATTCAATTGTTTTAGTGCCAGAAATTTCTTTAACACCGCAAACTGTAGAGAGATTTGTAGGTAGATTTGGAAATAAGGTAGCAATTTTGCATAGTAGACTTTCTATTGGAGAAAGGTATGATGAGTGGAGAAAGATTAAGGAAGGTAAGGTTAAGATAGTTGTAGGAGCTAGGTCAGCTGTATTTGCACCTTTTAATAACTTAGGGTTAATAATTATTGATGAGGAGCATGAAAATAGTTATAAATCTAGTATGAATCCAAAGTATAGTGCTATAGAAGTAGCAGAGAAAAGATGTGATTTAGAAAATGCTGCTTTAGTTTTAGGGTCTGCGACTCCTTCGATTGAAACTTATTACAGAGCTAAAAATGGTGATCTTAAGCTGCTAGAGATGCCTACTAGAGTAAACAAAACTAAAATGCCAAGTATTGAAATTGTTGATATGAAGAAAGAGCTTGAAAAAGGTAATAAATCGATACTCAGTGAGGCTTTATTTAAGGCAATAAAAGACAATCTGCATAATAAAAAACAAACGATTTTGTTTTTGAACAGAAGAGGGTTTTCAACTTTTATATCTTGTAGAAAATGTGGGTATGTTGTTAAATGTTCAGAATGTGATATTTCAATGACTTATCATTTAGATAATAATGTTTTAAAGTGCCATTATTGTGGATTATCTGTTAAACCGCCAATTACTTGTCCTGAGTGTGGCAGTAGATATATAAAATACTTTGGAATAGGAACACAAAAAGTTGAAGAATATATTAAAAAAATATTTCCATCAGCTAAAGTGGCTAGGATGGATGTTGATAATACAACTAAAAAAGGTAGCCATGAAAGAATTTTAAATGATGTGAAAAACGGAGAAGTAGATATTTTAATAGGAACACAAATGATTTCGAAAGGGTTAGATTTTCCAAATGTAACTTTAGTTGGGATAATAGCTGCAGATATAAGTTTAAATTTGCCAGATTTTAGAGCATCAGAAAGGACTTTTCAATTAGTTACTCAGGTGAGCGGTAGAGCAGGTAGGGGTGATGTAGAGGGTAAAGTTATATTACAGACTTATGAACCTGAGCACTATAGTATTTTGGCATCAAAAGAACATAATTATAAGAAGTTTTATGACATGGAAATAAAAATAAGAAAAGAATTTAATTATCCACCTTATACAAGTATTATAAATATTGTATTAGGGAGTAAGGATGAGATTAAACTTAAAGAAGTATCTAAAGAGTTTTATTTTTGCTTAGTAAATGCATTGGAGAGAAGTTTTAGGAAAGTACGAGATGATTTAATCTTAGGTCCAAATCCAGCACCAATTTATAAAATAAGAAATAACTATCGTTATCAAATTATGATAAAATGTAGAGATGAAGAAATACAAATTGTTAAGAAAATACTTAAAGATCTAGTTATTAATAAAAAAAATGATAAGAAATTTAGGAATATAAAAATTAGTATTGATATAAATCCAACAAGTATAATTTAG
- the def gene encoding peptide deformylase, with translation MAIRQLRYIGDPILRKKSREVAKIDERIKVLLDDMLETMYKNEGVGLAAPQVGILKRVVVIDIGEGPIKLINPEIISMEGEVIDVEGCLSVPGESGEVKRPNKVKVKYLDENGKELMIEGTGLLARALCHEIDHLNGVLFVDKVIQKNR, from the coding sequence ATGGCAATTCGTCAATTAAGATATATAGGTGACCCAATCCTTAGAAAAAAGTCAAGAGAAGTAGCCAAAATTGATGAGAGAATAAAAGTATTATTAGATGATATGTTAGAAACAATGTATAAAAATGAAGGAGTAGGGTTGGCAGCACCGCAGGTAGGAATTTTAAAAAGAGTAGTTGTTATAGATATTGGTGAAGGGCCTATTAAATTAATCAATCCAGAAATTATATCAATGGAAGGTGAAGTTATCGATGTAGAAGGATGCTTAAGTGTTCCAGGAGAATCTGGAGAAGTTAAAAGACCTAATAAAGTTAAAGTTAAATATTTAGATGAGAACGGAAAAGAGTTAATGATTGAAGGAACAGGTCTTTTAGCTAGAGCTTTATGTCATGAAATAGATCATTTAAATGGTGTTTTATTTGTTGATAAAGTTATCCAAAAAAACAGATAG
- the fmt gene encoding methionyl-tRNA formyltransferase, whose product MKVVFMGTPDFAVPTLKRIHESKYNIPLVITQPDRPKGRGKKLASPPVKVEAEKLGIKVFQPENVNTKETIELLESISPDVIVVVAYGQILKEEILNLPKYGCINVHASLLPYYRGAAPINWAIINGEKKTGITTMYMDKGLDTGDMLLKKEILIGENETAGQLHDRLKEIGAELLVETLHYIEKGQIERTPQDNSIATYAPILNKSIGNINWEKTAVEIHNLVRGLNPWPCAYFEYNSMKVKVFVTEVCKETKEGNIGQVVKVNNEGIYVSTAKDCLVIKELQFPNKKRMKVSEYLKGNEFPTGIILK is encoded by the coding sequence ATGAAAGTGGTTTTTATGGGAACTCCAGATTTTGCAGTACCTACACTTAAAAGGATACATGAAAGTAAATATAATATACCTTTGGTAATTACTCAACCAGACAGACCTAAAGGCAGAGGAAAAAAACTAGCTTCTCCTCCAGTTAAGGTAGAAGCTGAAAAGTTAGGAATTAAAGTGTTTCAGCCAGAAAATGTAAATACAAAAGAGACTATTGAGTTATTGGAAAGTATATCACCAGATGTGATAGTGGTTGTAGCATATGGGCAAATTCTAAAAGAAGAAATCTTGAATTTACCTAAATATGGGTGCATTAATGTACATGCTTCACTACTACCGTATTATAGAGGAGCTGCACCAATAAACTGGGCAATTATTAATGGAGAAAAGAAAACGGGAATAACAACTATGTATATGGATAAAGGATTAGATACAGGTGATATGCTTCTTAAAAAAGAAATTTTAATAGGGGAAAACGAAACAGCAGGTCAGTTACATGATAGATTGAAGGAAATTGGAGCAGAATTACTTGTAGAGACTTTACATTATATTGAAAAGGGGCAAATAGAAAGGACCCCACAGGATAATAGTATAGCTACCTATGCTCCAATTTTAAATAAATCTATTGGGAATATAAATTGGGAAAAAACAGCTGTTGAAATTCATAATCTAGTAAGAGGCTTAAATCCTTGGCCTTGTGCCTATTTTGAATATAATAGCATGAAAGTCAAAGTTTTTGTTACAGAAGTTTGTAAAGAAACTAAAGAAGGTAATATAGGTCAAGTTGTGAAAGTTAATAATGAAGGAATTTATGTTAGTACAGCTAAAGATTGCTTAGTTATAAAAGAACTGCAATTTCCAAATAAGAAAAGAATGAAGGTTTCAGAGTATCTAAAGGGTAATGAATTTCCTACAGGTATAATATTAAAATAA
- a CDS encoding DUF116 domain-containing protein has translation MKKDKFSFICTLSILFITLILIIYFGFYLAFSNSIDISRMVLLIVSIILIFFTFNILIGILLIYILTTGKNLSNISYQYLKKMNKALFPILVFIAKVFKLDKDSIRRVFADINNLLVKTKNININSEDILILIPHCLQSSDCKYKITHDINNCRMCGRCDISDILKLSREYNVKTVVATGGTLAREWIKKNRPKAIIAVACERDLASGINDVRKIPVIGVINKRPNGPCFDTRVNIKRLEEAIKFYLKEV, from the coding sequence ATGAAAAAGGATAAGTTTAGTTTTATATGCACATTATCAATATTATTTATAACTTTAATATTAATAATTTATTTTGGTTTTTACCTGGCATTTAGCAATTCAATTGATATATCAAGAATGGTATTGTTGATTGTTTCAATTATTTTAATATTTTTTACTTTTAATATTTTAATAGGGATATTATTGATCTATATTTTAACTACTGGTAAAAACTTATCGAATATAAGTTACCAATATCTAAAAAAAATGAATAAAGCTTTATTTCCAATTCTAGTTTTTATAGCTAAAGTATTTAAATTGGATAAGGATAGTATTAGAAGAGTTTTTGCAGATATAAATAATTTATTAGTAAAGACAAAGAATATTAATATAAATAGTGAAGATATTCTTATTCTTATACCGCATTGTTTACAAAGTTCAGATTGTAAGTATAAAATTACACATGATATAAATAATTGTAGAATGTGTGGTAGATGTGATATAAGTGATATATTAAAATTAAGTAGAGAATATAATGTAAAAACAGTTGTTGCTACTGGTGGAACTTTAGCTAGAGAATGGATTAAAAAGAATAGACCAAAAGCAATTATTGCTGTAGCCTGTGAAAGAGATTTAGCAAGTGGGATTAATGATGTAAGAAAAATACCGGTAATAGGAGTTATTAATAAAAGACCTAATGGACCTTGTTTTGATACTAGGGTTAATATAAAAAGATTAGAAGAAGCTATAAAATTTTATCTTAAGGAGGTTTAA
- a CDS encoding zinc metallopeptidase gives MYHYGYYGIDPTFILVLPAIIFAMYAQAKVQTTFNKYLSVGNISGYTGAQVARMILDRNGLYDVRIELIGGRLTDHYDPRNKVLRLSREVYSGTSVASIGVAAHEVGHAIQHANGYFPLILRNNIAPVASFGARFVWILVFAGFILHAYGLIQLGILLYLAVVAFQIITLPVEFNASHRALVQLQNGIITYEEASPVKKVLRAAALTYVAATLVAIGQLLRLIILSNRRD, from the coding sequence ATGTATCATTATGGATACTATGGAATAGATCCAACTTTTATATTAGTGTTACCTGCAATAATATTTGCTATGTATGCTCAAGCTAAAGTCCAAACAACTTTTAATAAGTATCTTAGTGTAGGGAATATTTCGGGATATACTGGAGCGCAAGTTGCAAGAATGATACTTGATAGAAATGGTCTTTATGATGTAAGAATTGAACTAATCGGAGGAAGACTCACTGATCATTATGACCCGAGAAATAAAGTTCTAAGACTTTCAAGAGAGGTTTATAGTGGAACATCGGTTGCTTCGATAGGAGTAGCTGCACATGAAGTTGGTCATGCAATACAACATGCAAATGGATATTTTCCATTAATTCTAAGAAACAACATTGCACCTGTGGCAAGTTTTGGAGCTAGATTTGTTTGGATATTAGTTTTTGCTGGATTTATTTTACATGCATATGGTTTGATTCAATTAGGGATATTACTTTATTTAGCGGTAGTAGCTTTTCAGATTATTACACTGCCTGTTGAGTTTAATGCAAGTCATAGAGCTCTTGTTCAGCTTCAAAATGGTATAATAACTTATGAAGAAGCAAGTCCAGTTAAAAAGGTTTTAAGAGCCGCGGCTTTAACATATGTTGCTGCTACACTAGTTGCAATTGGTCAGTTATTGAGATTGATAATATTAAGTAATAGACGAGATTAA
- the rsmB gene encoding 16S rRNA (cytosine(967)-C(5))-methyltransferase RsmB: MKNSREIALKILYEVDVKKAYSSISVNKNLRSNINELDELFIRELVYGVLENLIFIDWIIKKYSKIRFSKISPIVKEILRMGIYQIIFMDKVPDSAACNESVKLAKKYSHKGTIGFVNGVLRTISRNKNNIEIPNKELEPIKYLSIKYSHPEWMIKRWVEEFGFEFTEALCMANNKKPKLNIRVNTLKISRDELMKKFNNKGLEVYETKYADDGIIVENPIRITDTEEFNKGYFQIQDESSMLVGQILNPKEDSLVLDVCSAPGGKTTHIAQKMNNKGKIIARDIHEHKLKLVEQNAKRLGIDIINTEVFDALVLDTDLVGKIDYCVVDAPCSGFGLIRRKPEIKYNRTLEDIKEINEIQYSILKNSSRYLKQNGILVYSTCTIEKEENIRLINRFLSENPMYRLVPIEEIKCDDIKISSKNGYIELFPNIHGTDGFFIAKLIKIY, from the coding sequence ATGAAAAATTCAAGAGAAATTGCCTTGAAAATACTGTATGAAGTAGATGTGAAAAAAGCCTACTCTAGTATATCGGTAAATAAGAATTTGAGATCAAATATAAATGAACTAGATGAATTGTTTATTAGAGAATTAGTATATGGTGTATTAGAGAATTTAATATTTATAGATTGGATTATTAAAAAATATTCAAAAATTAGATTTAGTAAAATATCACCGATAGTGAAAGAAATTTTAAGAATGGGAATTTATCAGATAATTTTTATGGATAAAGTGCCAGATAGTGCTGCATGTAATGAATCAGTTAAGTTAGCGAAAAAATATAGCCATAAGGGAACTATTGGTTTTGTTAATGGAGTGTTGCGTACTATTTCTCGAAATAAAAATAATATTGAAATTCCTAATAAAGAGTTAGAGCCCATAAAATATCTTTCAATAAAATATTCACATCCAGAATGGATGATTAAAAGATGGGTTGAAGAATTTGGTTTTGAGTTTACTGAAGCACTATGTATGGCTAATAATAAAAAGCCTAAGTTAAATATAAGAGTAAACACATTAAAAATTAGTAGAGATGAACTTATGAAAAAATTCAATAATAAGGGTTTGGAAGTTTATGAGACTAAATATGCAGACGATGGGATAATAGTTGAAAATCCTATCAGAATCACTGATACAGAAGAATTCAATAAAGGGTATTTTCAAATTCAAGACGAAAGTTCAATGCTTGTAGGGCAGATACTGAATCCTAAAGAAGATAGTTTAGTTTTAGATGTGTGTAGTGCACCTGGAGGCAAAACTACCCATATAGCTCAGAAGATGAATAACAAAGGCAAAATTATTGCTAGAGATATACATGAACATAAACTTAAGTTAGTTGAGCAAAATGCAAAAAGGTTAGGCATCGATATTATTAATACGGAAGTTTTTGATGCTTTAGTGTTAGATACTGACTTAGTAGGAAAAATAGATTACTGTGTAGTAGATGCTCCATGCTCTGGATTTGGGTTAATAAGAAGAAAGCCAGAAATAAAATATAATAGAACTTTAGAAGATATAAAAGAGATTAATGAGATACAGTATAGTATTCTTAAAAATAGTAGCCGTTATTTGAAACAAAATGGTATTTTAGTATATAGTACATGTACAATAGAAAAAGAAGAAAATATAAGACTAATTAACAGATTTTTATCAGAAAATCCGATGTATAGACTTGTTCCAATAGAAGAAATTAAGTGCGATGATATAAAAATTAGCAGTAAAAATGGATATATTGAACTTTTTCCAAATATCCATGGAACAGATGGATTTTTTATTGCAAAATTGATTAAAATTTACTAG